A region from the Streptomyces tsukubensis genome encodes:
- a CDS encoding SWIM zinc finger family protein produces MTPPLPTGPGTAAVSRARSAGRRPPLSDDRRRTYPAAVPGPDGVSGESWWGEAWVRALEDSALDPARLARGQAYARRGLVDAITVTPGRITAYVHGARPRPYRTRVGLRTLADSEWEDFLDTAAARPEHLAALLDRDVPRALAAVVDLLPGRGDLIPDCSCPDDGFPCKHAAALCYRTAGLLDRDPFVLFLLRGRGEQEILAELARRHARASAAGRPAPAVGGAVVPEPLPAVPAESVLNARRRPGALPPPFPPPPQPGRAPACPELPGAPDPLALDLLATEAVHRAHALLTTGTDPVAGLTPWQDTVRLAAAHPGAGLTASSRTLYRDLAAATGRTSGELARAVAAWRQGGPAALAVLEEPWDPPAGPFDRAGPALVAAGLAGFRPRRNRLSTPALQLRLGRDGWWYGYESDPGREEWWPRGIPASDPVTAATGLLGR; encoded by the coding sequence ATGACCCCGCCGCTCCCCACCGGACCCGGGACGGCCGCCGTGTCCCGCGCCCGGTCCGCGGGCAGACGGCCCCCGCTGTCCGACGACCGCAGACGCACCTACCCCGCCGCGGTCCCCGGACCGGACGGCGTTTCCGGCGAGAGCTGGTGGGGCGAGGCCTGGGTACGGGCGCTGGAGGACAGCGCCCTGGACCCCGCCCGGCTGGCCCGCGGACAGGCGTACGCCCGCCGGGGTCTGGTCGACGCGATCACCGTCACCCCGGGCCGGATCACCGCCTACGTCCACGGCGCCCGGCCCCGCCCCTACCGCACCCGGGTCGGGCTGCGGACCCTCGCCGACAGCGAGTGGGAGGACTTCCTCGACACGGCCGCGGCTCGGCCCGAGCACCTCGCCGCCCTCCTCGACCGGGACGTGCCCCGGGCGCTCGCGGCCGTCGTCGACCTGCTGCCGGGCCGGGGCGATCTGATCCCCGACTGCTCCTGCCCCGACGACGGCTTCCCGTGCAAGCACGCCGCCGCCCTCTGCTACCGGACGGCAGGGCTGCTGGACCGGGATCCGTTCGTGCTGTTCCTGCTGCGCGGCCGGGGCGAGCAGGAGATCCTGGCCGAACTGGCCCGGCGCCACGCCCGCGCGTCGGCCGCCGGACGCCCCGCCCCCGCCGTCGGGGGAGCCGTGGTGCCCGAGCCCCTGCCGGCCGTACCGGCGGAGTCGGTGCTGAACGCCCGCAGGCGGCCGGGCGCGCTGCCCCCGCCGTTTCCCCCGCCACCGCAGCCGGGCCGGGCCCCCGCCTGTCCCGAACTGCCCGGCGCCCCCGACCCCCTGGCACTCGACCTGCTGGCGACCGAGGCGGTCCACCGCGCCCACGCCCTGCTCACCACCGGCACGGACCCCGTCGCCGGGCTCACCCCGTGGCAGGACACCGTGCGGCTGGCCGCGGCCCACCCCGGCGCCGGACTCACCGCCTCCAGCCGCACCCTCTACCGCGACCTGGCCGCGGCCACCGGCCGTACCTCCGGCGAACTGGCCCGGGCCGTCGCCGCCTGGCGCCAGGGCGGGCCGGCGGCCCTCGCCGTACTGGAAGAGCCCTGGGACCCGCCCGCGGGCCCCTTCGACCGGGCCGGACCGGCGCTGGTGGCAGCCGGGCTCGCCGGTTTCCGGCCCCGGCGCAACCGGCTGTCCACCCCCGCCCTGCAACTGCGCCTGGGCCGGGACGGATGGTGGTACGGATACGAATCCGACCCGGGCCGCGAGGAGTGGTGGCCGCGCGGAATACCGGCCAGCGACCCGGTGACGGCGGCCACGGGACTCCTCGGCCGCTGA
- a CDS encoding DEAD/DEAH box helicase yields the protein MTSATAARPPVSRPTAVREPSPTWAAVFLPGALPREGRVAFWAPDGDPPHGASDTLTVVGPAPTSADGPPGIRSRTVPALLLPVADALPSLIRARGLAAAHPAAACWGAAALHALHLVARGRLLPGLTAADHDVWRAGPLDAADTAQLQAIAAAMPYEAYAAPLPGPGPFALPRPEALVRAFFDAVADTLPRSPAAAHAAGGPFAAPGAHHLPGARVWAERTAEGMDAGVRVSLRLDLSAFALFDTTDTADATDTTVTTGTTETTGTAGTGGAGGAAGAADSAGTAEESRARTPRAVRRAGAAVVQVHSLGDPTLVTDAARLWAGEGGPGFGPRSRIDTVLALRSAARAWPPLAALLDRDVPDVLPLSEEELYDLLGPGAPRLDAAGVAVHWPRELARGLTATAVVRPAPGSATDGTPFFDSGELLRFGWQLALGGDPLTEHEMDELAASHRPLVRLRDQWVVVDPDLVRKVRARELGLLRPAEALGAALTGTVEAAGETVEAVPAGALAALRDRIVNGPEAVPQPPALAATLRDYQLRGLAWLDLMTSLGLGGCLADDMGLGKTITVIALHLHRDRTAPTLVVCPASLLGNWEREITRFAPGTPVHRYHGAGRSLPEVPGGFVLTTYGTMRTSAERLAGQRWGMIVADEAQHIKNPYSATARALRRIPAPARVALTGTPVENNLSELWALLDWTTPGLLGPLKAFRARHARPVELGEEDGAAERLARLVRPFLLRRRKSDPGIVPELPPKTESDHVVALTREQASLYEAVVREAMAAIGAAEGIARRGLVMKLLTDLKQICNHPAQYLKEYGGGSPARAAGGTGGPVRLAGRSGKLAHLDELLDTILAEDGSDGSVLVFTQYVTMARLLMGHLAGRAVPAQLLHGGTPVAERDRMVDRFQAGEVPVFVLSLKAAGTGLNLTRAGHVVHFDRWWNPAVEEQATDRAYRIGQTRPVQVHRLLTEGTVEDRIATMLAAKRALADAVLGSGETALTELTDRELADLVSLRRRP from the coding sequence ATGACGTCCGCGACCGCGGCGAGGCCACCGGTGAGCCGGCCGACAGCAGTGAGGGAGCCTTCGCCCACCTGGGCCGCGGTCTTCCTGCCCGGGGCCTTGCCGCGCGAGGGCAGGGTCGCCTTCTGGGCGCCCGACGGAGACCCGCCGCACGGGGCCTCGGACACCCTCACGGTCGTCGGGCCCGCCCCCACCTCCGCCGACGGCCCGCCGGGCATCCGGAGCCGTACGGTCCCCGCGCTGCTGCTCCCCGTCGCCGACGCCCTGCCGTCACTGATCCGCGCCCGGGGGCTCGCAGCCGCGCACCCCGCCGCGGCCTGCTGGGGCGCCGCGGCGCTGCACGCCCTGCACCTGGTGGCGCGCGGCAGGCTGCTCCCCGGGCTGACCGCCGCCGACCACGACGTCTGGCGGGCCGGCCCCCTCGACGCGGCGGACACCGCCCAACTGCAGGCGATCGCCGCCGCCATGCCGTACGAGGCGTATGCGGCGCCGCTGCCGGGACCTGGCCCCTTCGCCCTGCCCCGGCCCGAAGCCCTGGTGCGGGCCTTCTTCGACGCGGTCGCCGACACCCTGCCCAGAAGCCCGGCCGCGGCCCACGCGGCGGGCGGCCCGTTCGCGGCGCCGGGAGCCCACCATCTGCCCGGGGCCCGGGTCTGGGCGGAGCGGACCGCCGAAGGCATGGACGCCGGGGTCAGGGTCTCCCTCCGGCTCGACCTGTCTGCCTTCGCACTCTTCGACACGACCGATACGGCTGACGCGACCGACACAACCGTCACAACCGGCACGACAGAGACGACCGGCACGGCAGGCACCGGAGGCGCCGGTGGAGCGGCCGGGGCTGCGGATTCGGCCGGGACCGCCGAGGAGAGCCGTGCGCGGACGCCGCGTGCGGTGCGCCGGGCGGGCGCAGCCGTGGTCCAGGTGCACAGCCTCGGCGATCCCACCCTCGTCACCGATGCCGCCCGGCTCTGGGCGGGGGAGGGCGGGCCCGGCTTCGGGCCCCGGTCCCGGATCGACACGGTCCTGGCCCTGCGGTCCGCGGCCCGGGCCTGGCCGCCCCTCGCCGCCCTGCTCGACCGGGACGTCCCCGACGTCCTCCCGCTCTCGGAAGAGGAGCTGTACGACCTGCTGGGCCCCGGGGCTCCGCGCCTTGACGCGGCCGGGGTGGCCGTTCACTGGCCCCGGGAACTCGCCCGCGGACTGACGGCCACGGCCGTGGTCCGGCCCGCCCCGGGCTCGGCGACCGACGGGACCCCCTTCTTCGACAGCGGCGAACTGCTCCGCTTCGGCTGGCAGCTCGCCCTGGGCGGCGATCCGCTGACCGAACACGAGATGGACGAGCTGGCCGCATCGCACCGCCCCCTGGTGCGCCTGCGCGACCAGTGGGTGGTCGTCGACCCCGACCTCGTCCGCAAGGTCCGCGCCCGTGAGCTGGGGCTGCTGCGCCCCGCCGAAGCCCTGGGCGCGGCCCTGACCGGCACCGTCGAGGCCGCCGGCGAGACCGTCGAAGCCGTCCCTGCCGGTGCCCTCGCCGCCCTGCGCGACCGGATCGTCAACGGACCGGAAGCCGTGCCCCAGCCCCCGGCCCTGGCCGCCACCCTCCGCGACTACCAGCTCCGCGGTCTGGCCTGGCTGGACCTGATGACCTCCCTGGGCCTCGGCGGCTGCCTCGCCGACGATATGGGCCTGGGCAAGACGATCACCGTGATCGCCCTCCATCTCCACCGCGACCGGACCGCCCCCACCCTGGTGGTCTGCCCGGCGTCCCTGCTCGGCAACTGGGAGCGCGAAATCACCCGTTTCGCCCCCGGCACCCCCGTCCACCGCTACCACGGTGCGGGCCGGTCCCTCCCCGAGGTGCCCGGCGGCTTCGTCCTCACCACCTACGGCACCATGCGCACCAGCGCGGAGCGGCTGGCCGGACAGCGCTGGGGCATGATCGTCGCCGACGAGGCCCAGCACATCAAGAACCCCTACTCCGCGACCGCCAGAGCCCTGCGGCGCATCCCCGCGCCCGCCCGGGTCGCCCTCACCGGCACCCCCGTCGAGAACAACCTCTCCGAGCTGTGGGCCCTGCTGGACTGGACCACCCCCGGACTCCTGGGCCCCCTCAAGGCGTTCCGGGCCCGGCACGCCCGCCCCGTCGAGCTCGGAGAGGAGGACGGCGCCGCCGAACGGCTCGCCCGGCTGGTCCGGCCCTTCCTGCTGCGCCGCCGCAAGAGCGACCCCGGGATCGTGCCCGAGCTGCCGCCCAAGACCGAGTCGGACCATGTCGTCGCCCTCACCCGGGAGCAGGCGTCGCTCTACGAGGCGGTGGTCCGCGAGGCGATGGCGGCCATCGGCGCCGCCGAGGGCATCGCCCGCCGGGGCCTGGTGATGAAGCTCCTCACCGACCTCAAACAGATCTGCAACCACCCGGCGCAGTATCTGAAGGAGTACGGCGGCGGGAGCCCGGCGCGGGCGGCGGGCGGCACGGGCGGTCCGGTCCGGCTCGCGGGCCGCTCCGGGAAGCTCGCCCATCTCGACGAGCTGCTGGACACGATCCTCGCCGAAGACGGTTCGGACGGTTCGGTGCTCGTCTTCACCCAGTACGTGACCATGGCCCGGCTGCTGATGGGGCATCTGGCCGGCCGTGCCGTCCCCGCGCAGCTCCTCCACGGCGGAACGCCCGTCGCCGAACGGGACCGCATGGTCGACCGGTTCCAGGCGGGCGAGGTCCCCGTCTTCGTCCTCTCCCTCAAGGCGGCGGGCACGGGACTCAACCTCACCCGCGCCGGACACGTGGTCCACTTCGACCGCTGGTGGAACCCGGCCGTGGAGGAACAGGCCACGGACCGCGCGTACCGGATCGGCCAGACCCGGCCGGTGCAGGTGCACCGGCTCCTCACGGAAGGCACCGTGGAGGACCGCATCGCCACCATGCTCGCCGCCAAACGGGCCCTCGCGGACGCCGTACTCGGCTCCGGCGAGACCGCCCTCACCGAACTGACCGACCGCGAGCTGGCCGACCTCGTATCCCTGCGGAGGCGCCCATGA
- a CDS encoding slipin family protein yields MVEELVIGVVAAASGFAVYTTAAAKVIKQFERGVVFRLGRLHGGIRGPGFTMIVPMVDRLHKVNMQIVTMPVPAQEGITRDNVTVRVDAVVYFKVVEAADALIEVEDYRFAVSQMAQTSLRSIIGKSDLDDLLSNREKLNQGLELMIDSPAMGWGVQIDRVEIKDVSLPEAMKRSMARQAEADRERRARVINADAELQASKKLAEAAGVMSQEPAALQLRLLQTVVAVAAEKNSTLVLPFPVELLRFLERSAQPPGRSAPEDPAHPAPPVAGEPAPPQVGSGAAAEVEPPVPPDSTVPPPPTGPDPELPEGRAPRLRRLPPAV; encoded by the coding sequence ATGGTCGAAGAGCTGGTGATCGGTGTAGTGGCCGCCGCCTCCGGTTTCGCCGTCTACACGACCGCAGCGGCCAAGGTGATCAAACAGTTCGAGCGGGGCGTGGTCTTCCGGCTCGGCCGTCTGCACGGCGGGATCCGCGGCCCCGGATTCACCATGATCGTCCCGATGGTCGACCGGCTGCACAAGGTCAATATGCAGATCGTGACCATGCCCGTGCCCGCCCAGGAGGGCATCACCCGGGACAACGTCACCGTCCGGGTCGACGCCGTCGTCTACTTCAAGGTCGTCGAAGCGGCGGACGCCCTGATCGAGGTGGAGGACTACCGTTTCGCCGTCTCCCAGATGGCCCAGACCTCCCTCCGCTCCATCATCGGCAAGAGCGACCTCGACGATCTGCTCTCCAACCGGGAGAAGCTCAACCAGGGCCTGGAGCTGATGATCGACAGCCCGGCCATGGGCTGGGGCGTCCAGATCGACCGCGTCGAGATCAAGGACGTGTCCCTGCCCGAGGCGATGAAGCGCTCCATGGCACGGCAGGCGGAGGCCGACCGGGAGCGGCGCGCCCGGGTGATCAACGCCGATGCCGAACTCCAGGCCTCCAAGAAGCTGGCCGAAGCCGCCGGGGTCATGTCTCAGGAACCGGCCGCGCTGCAGCTCCGACTGCTCCAGACCGTCGTCGCCGTCGCCGCGGAGAAGAACTCCACCCTGGTGCTGCCGTTCCCCGTCGAACTGCTGCGCTTCCTGGAACGGTCGGCCCAGCCGCCCGGACGGTCGGCCCCGGAGGACCCGGCCCACCCGGCGCCGCCCGTTGCCGGGGAACCCGCCCCGCCGCAGGTCGGCTCCGGTGCGGCAGCCGAGGTGGAGCCGCCGGTTCCGCCGGACAGTACGGTGCCGCCCCCGCCCACCGGACCTGACCCCGAGCTGCCCGAGGGCCGGGCACCCCGGCTGCGCAGACTGCCACCCGCCGTCTGA
- a CDS encoding DUF6343 family protein, which produces MRTGSEPVTARSPLRMRFWLSIWGLIWAGGGLVVFLLTSHPHWAALCGVLLLIVVVDLVVVVRHIRQGPHYQPGRDIPPYEPVHEDHRSGPKGRDRERDTP; this is translated from the coding sequence ATGCGTACGGGCAGTGAGCCGGTGACCGCACGCAGTCCGCTGCGGATGCGGTTCTGGCTGAGTATCTGGGGTCTGATCTGGGCCGGTGGCGGCCTGGTGGTCTTCCTGCTGACCTCGCACCCCCACTGGGCGGCGCTCTGCGGGGTGCTGCTGCTGATCGTCGTCGTCGATCTGGTGGTCGTGGTGCGGCATATCCGGCAGGGCCCGCACTATCAGCCGGGGCGGGACATCCCTCCGTACGAGCCCGTGCACGAGGATCACCGGTCCGGACCGAAGGGTCGGGACCGGGAGCGGGACACTCCGTGA
- a CDS encoding tetratricopeptide repeat protein: MPTSDPHTHVIDYRAAEQLLAARDPRGAVKLLDSVIAAHPENTAARLLRARAFFAAAQLRPAELEFELVLEREPDNAFAHFALARTFERSGRPEQAKRHFRLAAALDPRPEYLQAARFDTDPHPDPGGTPDPGSTED, from the coding sequence GTGCCCACAAGCGATCCGCACACGCATGTCATCGACTACCGCGCGGCGGAGCAGTTGCTCGCCGCGAGGGATCCCCGCGGTGCCGTGAAGCTGCTGGATTCGGTCATCGCTGCCCACCCCGAGAACACGGCCGCACGTCTGCTGCGTGCCAGAGCCTTCTTCGCCGCCGCCCAACTGCGCCCGGCCGAACTCGAATTCGAGCTGGTGCTGGAGCGGGAACCCGACAACGCCTTCGCCCACTTCGCCCTGGCCCGGACCTTCGAACGGTCCGGCCGCCCCGAGCAGGCGAAACGGCACTTCAGGCTGGCCGCCGCGCTCGATCCCAGACCCGAGTACCTCCAGGCGGCCCGCTTCGACACCGACCCGCACCCGGACCCCGGCGGCACGCCGGACCCCGGGTCCACCGAGGACTGA
- the coaE gene encoding dephospho-CoA kinase — protein sequence MLSVGLTGGIGAGKSEVARLLESYGALRIDADRIAREVVEPGTEGLAAVVAEFGDGILRPDGSLDRPKLGAVVFADPDRLAALNAIVHPLVAARSKELADAAPADAVVVHEVPLLTENGLAPRYDLVVVVDAEPATRVDRLVRLRGMTESDARARMAAQAGREERRAVADLIIDNDGPRDELEPKVRAVWAELARRAATGSG from the coding sequence ATGCTGTCTGTAGGCCTGACCGGTGGAATCGGCGCCGGCAAGAGCGAAGTCGCCCGACTGCTGGAGTCGTACGGCGCGCTGCGCATCGACGCCGACCGGATCGCCCGGGAGGTCGTGGAGCCGGGCACCGAAGGGCTCGCCGCCGTCGTTGCGGAGTTCGGCGACGGAATCCTCCGCCCCGACGGAAGCCTGGACCGGCCGAAACTGGGCGCCGTCGTCTTTGCCGACCCCGACCGGCTGGCCGCGCTCAACGCCATCGTGCACCCCTTGGTCGCGGCCCGTTCCAAGGAGCTTGCCGACGCGGCACCCGCGGATGCCGTTGTCGTCCACGAGGTCCCCCTGCTGACCGAGAACGGACTCGCCCCCCGGTACGACCTCGTCGTCGTGGTCGACGCCGAGCCCGCGACCCGGGTCGACCGTCTGGTACGGCTCCGGGGGATGACGGAGTCCGATGCACGGGCCCGGATGGCCGCCCAGGCCGGCCGGGAGGAGCGGCGCGCCGTCGCGGACCTGATCATCGACAATGACGGTCCGCGCGATGAACTGGAGCCCAAGGTGCGCGCAGTGTGGGCGGAGCTGGCCCGCCGGGCCGCCACCGGGTCCGGCTAA
- a CDS encoding PAC2 family protein yields the protein MADPQDLYTWDPKGLAVVDIALAQESAGLVMLYHFEGYIDAGETGEQIVDHLLATLPHQLVARFDHDRLVDYRARRPLLTFRRDRWTAYETPAIEVRLVQDTTGAPFLLLSGPEPDVEWELFAAAVAQIAERLGVRLSVNFHGIPMGVPHTRPVGLTPHGNRTDLMPGHRSPFDEAQVPGSAESLIEYRLMKAGKDVLGVAAHVPHYVARSAYPDAALTALEAITAATGLVLPGVAHALRTAAHRTQNEIERQIGEGDEELTALVQGLEHQYDAMAGAESRGNLVAEPVDLPSADEIGLEFERFLAEREGDT from the coding sequence GTGGCTGATCCGCAGGATTTGTACACATGGGACCCCAAGGGCCTCGCCGTTGTCGACATTGCGCTCGCGCAGGAGTCGGCCGGTCTGGTCATGCTGTACCACTTCGAGGGCTACATCGACGCGGGCGAGACCGGTGAACAGATCGTCGACCATCTGCTGGCGACCCTGCCGCATCAGCTGGTGGCGCGCTTCGACCACGACCGGCTGGTCGACTACCGGGCCCGCCGCCCCCTGCTGACCTTCCGGCGCGACCGCTGGACGGCCTACGAGACCCCGGCCATCGAGGTCCGGCTGGTCCAGGACACCACCGGCGCGCCGTTCCTGCTGCTCTCCGGCCCCGAACCGGACGTCGAGTGGGAGCTCTTCGCCGCCGCCGTCGCCCAGATCGCGGAGCGCCTCGGCGTCCGGCTGTCGGTCAACTTCCACGGCATCCCCATGGGCGTGCCGCACACCCGCCCGGTCGGGCTGACCCCCCACGGCAACCGCACGGATCTCATGCCCGGCCACCGCAGCCCCTTCGACGAGGCCCAGGTTCCCGGCAGCGCCGAATCCCTCATCGAGTACCGGCTGATGAAGGCGGGGAAGGACGTCCTCGGCGTCGCCGCCCATGTGCCGCACTACGTGGCCCGCTCCGCCTACCCCGACGCCGCGCTCACCGCCCTGGAGGCGATCACCGCCGCCACCGGTCTGGTGCTCCCGGGGGTGGCGCACGCCCTGCGCACCGCGGCCCACCGCACGCAGAACGAAATCGAGCGCCAGATCGGCGAGGGCGACGAAGAGCTGACGGCCCTCGTCCAGGGACTGGAGCACCAGTACGACGCGATGGCGGGCGCCGAGAGCCGCGGCAACCTCGTCGCGGAACCGGTCGATCTGCCGTCCGCCGACGAGATCGGGCTGGAGTTCGAACGCTTCCTCGCGGAGCGTGAGGGAGACACCTGA
- the rpsA gene encoding 30S ribosomal protein S1 codes for MTSSTETTATPQVAVNDIGNEEAFLAAIDETIKYFNDGDIVDGVIVKVDRDEVLLDIGYKTEGVIPSRELSIKHDVDPNEVVKVGDEIEALVLQKEDKEGRLILSKKRAQYERAWGTIEKIKEEDGIVTGTVIEVVKGGLILDIGLRGFLPASLVEMRRVRDLQPYVGKELDAKIIELDKNRNNVVLSRRAWLEQTQSEVRQTFLTTLQKGQVRSGVVSSIVNFGAFVDLGGVDGLVHVSELSWKHIDHPSEVVEVGQEVTVEVLDVDMDRERVSLSLKATQEDPWQQFARTHQIGQVVPGKVTKLVPFGAFVRVDEGIEGLVHISELAERHVEIPEQVVQVNDEIFVKVIDIDLERRRISLSLKQANESFGADPASVEFDPTLYGMAASYDDQGNYIYPEGFDPETNDWLAGFETQREAWETQYAEAQQRFEQHQAQVIKSREADEAAAAEGGAAAPAAAPTGGSYSSESDDNSGALASDEALAALREKLAGGQS; via the coding sequence ATGACGAGCAGCACCGAGACCACCGCCACTCCGCAGGTAGCGGTCAACGACATCGGTAACGAGGAAGCCTTCCTCGCCGCGATCGACGAGACGATCAAGTACTTCAACGACGGCGACATCGTCGACGGCGTCATCGTGAAGGTCGACCGGGACGAGGTCCTGCTCGACATCGGTTACAAGACCGAAGGTGTTATCCCGAGCCGCGAGCTCTCGATCAAGCACGACGTCGACCCGAACGAGGTCGTCAAGGTCGGCGACGAGATCGAGGCCCTTGTCCTTCAGAAGGAGGACAAGGAAGGCCGCCTGATCCTCTCGAAGAAGCGCGCCCAGTACGAGCGTGCCTGGGGCACCATCGAGAAGATCAAGGAAGAGGACGGCATCGTCACCGGTACCGTCATCGAGGTCGTCAAGGGTGGTCTCATCCTCGACATCGGCCTCCGCGGCTTCCTCCCGGCCTCCCTGGTCGAGATGCGCCGTGTTCGCGACCTCCAGCCGTACGTCGGCAAGGAGCTCGACGCGAAGATCATCGAGCTGGACAAGAACCGCAACAACGTGGTCCTGTCCCGCCGTGCCTGGCTGGAGCAGACCCAGTCCGAGGTCCGCCAGACCTTCCTCACCACCCTCCAGAAGGGCCAGGTCCGGTCCGGTGTGGTGTCCTCGATCGTCAACTTCGGTGCCTTCGTGGACCTGGGTGGCGTCGACGGTCTGGTCCACGTCTCCGAGCTGTCCTGGAAGCACATCGACCACCCGTCCGAGGTTGTCGAGGTCGGCCAGGAGGTCACGGTCGAGGTCCTGGACGTCGACATGGACCGCGAGCGCGTCTCCCTGTCGCTGAAGGCGACCCAGGAAGACCCGTGGCAGCAGTTCGCCCGTACGCACCAGATCGGCCAGGTCGTCCCCGGCAAGGTCACCAAGCTGGTTCCGTTCGGTGCGTTCGTCCGCGTCGACGAGGGCATCGAGGGCCTGGTCCACATCTCCGAGCTGGCCGAGCGCCACGTGGAGATCCCGGAGCAGGTCGTCCAGGTCAACGACGAGATCTTCGTCAAGGTCATCGACATCGACCTGGAGCGTCGCCGGATCTCGCTGTCGCTGAAGCAGGCCAACGAGTCCTTCGGTGCCGACCCGGCGTCGGTCGAGTTCGACCCGACCCTCTACGGCATGGCCGCGTCGTACGACGACCAGGGGAACTACATCTACCCCGAGGGCTTCGACCCGGAGACCAACGACTGGCTGGCGGGCTTCGAGACCCAGCGCGAGGCGTGGGAGACCCAGTACGCCGAGGCGCAGCAGCGCTTCGAGCAGCACCAGGCCCAGGTCATCAAGTCCCGCGAGGCCGACGAGGCCGCCGCTGCCGAGGGTGGCGCTGCCGCTCCGGCCGCTGCGCCGACCGGCGGTTCGTACTCCTCGGAGTCGGACGACAACTCCGGCGCCCTGGCGTCGGACGAGGCCCTTGCGGCCCTGCGCGAGAAGCTGGCCGGCGGCCAGAGCTGA
- a CDS encoding class I SAM-dependent methyltransferase encodes MSQDVRDPAYPSGEPEADRGPGTAGSAGTPEPEPEATRRDAGVTESSRANRGWWDRNADEYQHDHGAFLGDDRFVWGPEGLDEEDAALLGPRESLKGLDVLEIGAGAAQCSRWLAAQGARPVALDLSHRQLQHALRIGGGPVPVELVEADAGALPFRDGSFDLACSAYGAVPFVADPVAVFTEVHRVLRPGGRWVFSVTHPIRWAFPDEPGPEGLSISASYFDRTPYVEQDEEGRAVYVEHHRTIGDRVRDVVAGGFRLVDLVEPEWPAWNAQEWGGWSPLRGNLIPGTAIFVCVRD; translated from the coding sequence ATGAGCCAAGACGTCCGAGATCCCGCATACCCGTCCGGCGAGCCGGAAGCAGACCGGGGGCCGGGAACGGCCGGTTCCGCGGGCACACCGGAACCGGAGCCCGAGGCCACCCGCCGTGACGCGGGGGTCACCGAGAGCAGCCGGGCGAACCGGGGCTGGTGGGACCGGAACGCCGACGAGTACCAGCACGATCACGGCGCGTTCCTGGGGGACGACCGCTTCGTCTGGGGTCCCGAGGGGCTCGACGAGGAGGACGCCGCGCTGCTCGGCCCCCGTGAGTCGCTCAAGGGCCTGGACGTTCTGGAGATCGGGGCCGGCGCGGCGCAGTGCTCCCGCTGGCTCGCCGCGCAGGGGGCGCGCCCGGTGGCGCTGGACCTCTCCCACCGCCAGCTGCAGCACGCGCTGCGGATCGGCGGCGGGCCGGTGCCGGTAGAGCTGGTAGAGGCCGACGCGGGCGCCCTGCCCTTCCGCGACGGCTCCTTCGACCTGGCGTGCTCCGCTTACGGAGCGGTGCCGTTCGTCGCGGATCCGGTGGCCGTCTTCACCGAGGTGCACCGGGTGCTGCGACCGGGTGGGCGGTGGGTCTTCTCGGTCACGCATCCGATCCGCTGGGCCTTCCCGGACGAGCCCGGACCCGAGGGGCTGAGCATCTCGGCGTCGTACTTCGACCGGACGCCGTACGTCGAGCAGGACGAGGAGGGGCGCGCGGTGTACGTGGAGCACCACCGGACGATCGGCGACCGGGTCCGGGACGTGGTGGCGGGCGGCTTCCGGCTCGTGGACCTGGTGGAGCCGGAGTGGCCGGCGTGGAACGCCCAGGAGTGGGGCGGCTGGTCTCCGCTGAGGGGGAATCTGATTCCGGGTACGGCGATCTTCGTCTGCGTCCGGGACTGA